A section of the Telopea speciosissima isolate NSW1024214 ecotype Mountain lineage chromosome 3, Tspe_v1, whole genome shotgun sequence genome encodes:
- the LOC122655236 gene encoding uncharacterized protein LOC122655236, translating to MEVYVDDMLVKSLKANDHIRDLDEAFQVLRKSKMRLNPAKCAFSVTSGKFLGFMVSKRGIEVNLTKIKAILEMRPPERVKELQELTGRIAALGRFILTSRDRCLPFFKALKNQAREREVKGTMLTFEWTEECQTVFTKLKRYLARPPLLTKPEPGDTLQLYLAVTTIALVAWSVELGEFDIQCKPRNAIKAQALADFVVECTLPEEEAPPREEPEELTEQWTLFVDGSSNVDGCDAGLILTSPRGFLVQYALRFEFQTTNNGAEYEALIARLKLAQSLMVRNIAVHSDSQLIVNQVKGEYEAKEPCMAQYLSRVHDLITKFSHFEILLVPRAQNVSADALLRLATSDFQDLGRTIYIDVLDTPSIEQPEEILPIEMEPYWMDPIVNYLQKGTLPADREEAKKVRMRAARYTMIGGILYKKAFAMPYLKCLRPTKAEYVLREIHEGICGQHLGGMALTHKVIRQGYFWPYLRKEAMSFVCKCLICEKFMPVTRQPAPGGRQFVVVAVDYFTKWVEVEALAVISVAKLRKTSIAHPQSNGLAKTMNKILLYGIKKKLETTKGLWVEELPNILWAYRTTTRLATGETPFMLAYGTEAIIPVEIGETSMRVQFYNPEVNDEELRINLNL from the exons ATGGaagtatatgtagatgatatgttgGTGAAAAGTCTAAAGgcgaatgaccatattagagatCTTGATGAGGCATTTCAAGTCCTAAGGAAAAGTAAAATGAGGTTAAACCCAGCCAAATGCGCTTTCAGTGTCACCTCAGGGAAATTCCTTGGCTTTATGGTCTcaaaaagaggaatagaagtgaATCTTACAAAGATTAAAGCCATACTGGAGATGCGCCCACCTGAAAGAGTTAAGGAACTACAAGAACTCACCGGGAGGATAGCGGCTCTGGGAAGATTTATCTTAACCTCCAGAGATCGTTGCTTACCTTTTTTCAAAGCTTTGAAGAACCAAGCACGAGAGAGGGAAGTTAAAGGGACCATGCTCACCTTCGAGTGGACGGAGGAATGTCAGACCGTGTTTACGAAATTGAAAAGGTACTTGGCACGACCACCCCTCCTGACCAAACCTGAACCTGGAGACACATTACAGTTGTACTTGGCAGTTACCACAATAGC GTTGGTGGCATGGTCAGTAGAGTTAGGTGAATTTGACATCCAGTGCAAGCCCCGAAATGCCATTAAAGCTCAAGCCCTAGCAGATTTTGTTGTGGAATGCACACTACCCGAAGAAGAAGCTCCCCCACGTGAGGAGCCTGAGGAATTGACAGAGCAGTGGACGCTATTCGTGGACGGTTCATCTAACGTGGATGGTTGCGATGCAGGACTGATATTAACAAGCCCTAGAGGGTTCTTAGTACAATATGCGCTAAGGTTTGAATTCCAAACCACCAACAATGGGGCGGAATATGAGGCACTAATTGCCAGATTGAAATTGGCACAAAGTTTGATGGTAAGAAATATTGCTGTACACAGTGACTCACAGCTGATAGTCAACCAGGTCAAGGGGgaatatgaggcaaaggaacCGTGCATGGCACAATACCTAAGTAGAGTACATGACCTGATTACTAAGTTCAGCCACTTCGAGATACTCCTAGTGCCCCGAGCACAAAACGTGTCAGCAGATGCCCTTTTGAGGCTGGCCACCTCAGATTTTCAAGACTTAGGTAGAACCATCTACATAGATGTCCTCGATACTCCGAGCATAGAGCAGCCAGAAGAGATATTACCAATCGAGATGGAACCCTATTGGATGGATCCTATAGTGAACTATCTCCAAAAGGGTACATTGCCCGCCGATAGGGAGGAagcaaagaaagtaagaatgAGGGCAGCACGGTATACAATGATAGGAGGAATACTCTATAAAAAGGCGTTCGCTATGCCTTACTTGAAATGTCTACGACCAACTAAGGCGGAGTATGTTCTGCGAGAGATACATGAGGGCATTtgtggacaacacttggggggcatggCACTCACTCACAAAGTCATCAgacaaggatatttttggcccTATCTTCGCAAAGAAGCGATGAGTTTTGTCTGCAAATGCCTGATATGTGAAAAATTTATGCCTGTCACTCGCCAACCT GCACCTGGGGGAAGACAATTTGTAGTTGTGGCTGtggactatttcaccaaatgggtggaggtAGAAGCTTTGGCTGTGATTTCTGTGGCAAAG CTAAGGAAGACCTCAATTGCCCACCCCCAATCCAATGGACTAGCAAAGACGATGAATAAAATTCTACTATATGGAATTAAGAAGAAGCTAGAAACAACCAAGGGATTGTGGGTAGAAGAATTGCCTAACATTTTATGGGCATATAGAACAACAACGAGGCTGGCAACAGGGGAAACACCCTTCATGTTGGCATATGGAACAGAGGCAATAATTCCTGTGGAGATAGGAGAAACATCCATGAGGGTGCAATTCTACAATCCAGAAGTTAATGATGAAGAATTAAGGATAAACCTGAATCTATAA
- the LOC122656763 gene encoding sterol 14-demethylase-like, translated as MDLKEYKPLNVGLLIVATIIIAKLLSALLIPRSRKRLPPTVKAWPLFGGLARFMKGPIVMLKEEYPKLGSVFTVNLLNKKITFLIGPEVSAHFFKASESDLSQQEVYQFNVPTFGPGVVFDVDYSVRQEQFRFFTESLRVTKLKGYVDQMVVEAEDYFSKWGDSGEVDLKYELEHLIILTASRCLLGREVRDKLFDDVSALFHDLDNGMLPISVMFPYLPIPAHRRRDRARKKLAEIFTKIICSRKNAGKSENDMLQCFIDSKYKDGRPTTESEVTGLLIAALFAGQHTSSITSTWTGAYLLCHDKYLSAVLDEQRRLMKQHGNKVDHDILSEMDVLYRCIKEALRLHPPLILLLRSSHTDFSVTTREGKEYDIPKGNIVATSPAFSNRLPHIYKDPERYDPDRFAAGREEDKAVGPFSYISFGGGRHGCLGEPFAYLQIKAIWSHLLRNFELELVSPFPEIDWNAMVVGVKGKVIVRYKRRQLSVD; from the exons ATGGATTTGAAGGAATATAAGCCCTTGAATGTCGGTCTCCTCATTGTCGCAACAATAATCATTGCAAAGCTTCTTTCTGCCCTTCTGATACCTCGATCCCGAAAACGACTTCCCCCAACTGTAAAGGCATGGCCATTGTTTGGTGGACTTGCTCGTTTCATGAAAGGCCCCATTGTGATGCTCAAGGAAGAGTATCCAAAACTTGGAAGTGTATTCACTGTGAATCTTTTGAACAAGAAAATCACTTTCCTCATTGGACCTGAAGTATCCGCTCATTTCTTCAAGGCTTCCGAGTCCGATCTTAGCCAGCAAGAGGTCTACCAATTCAATGTGCCCACTTTTGGTCCAGGTGTTGTGTTCGATGTTGATTATTCAGTGCGACAGGAACAGTTCCGCTTCTTCACGGAATCTCTGAGGGTGACGAAATTGAAGGGCTATGTGGATCAAATGGTTGTCGAAGCTGAG GACTACTTTTCAAAGTGGGGAGACAGTGGTGAGGTGGACCTTAAATATGAACTGGAGCATCTAATTATCTTGACAGCGAGTAGATGCCTTCTGGGTCGTGAAGTTCGTGATAAACTCTTTGATGATGTGTCTGCACTCTTCCACGACCTTGACAATGGTATGCTCCCAATCAGTGTCATGTTCCCATACCTACCCATTCCAGCTCACCGCCGCCGTGATCGTGCCCGTAAGAAGCTTGCGGAGATCTTCACAAAGATCATATGTTCTAGGAAAAATGCTGGCAAATCGGAGAATGATATGCTGCAATGCTTCATTGATTCAAAGTACAAAGACGGACGCCCAACAACAGAGAGTGAGGTCACTGGTCTGCTCATTGCTGCCCTTTTTGCTGGACAGCACACCAGTTCCATCACTTCTACCTGGACTGGGGCTTATCTCTTATGTCATGACAAGTACCTCTCCGCCGTGTTGGATGAACAGAGGAGACTGATGAAGCAGCATGGGAACAAGGTTGATCATGACATCCTGTCTGAGATGGATGTCCTGTACAGGTGCATCAAGGAAGCCCTGAGGCTGCATCCTCCTCTGATACTGCTGCTGCGTAGCTCTCACACCGACTTCAGTGTGACGACCCGGGAGGGAAAAGAATACGACATACCGAAGGGAAACATTGTTGCCACATCACCAGCTTTTTCCAATCGGCTGCCACATATATATAAGGATCCAGAAAGGTATGACCCGGACAGATTTGCTGCAGGAAGGGAAGAGGACAAGGCAGTGGGGCCATTCTCATACATCTCATTTGGGGGTGGGAGACATGGGTGTCTTGGAGAGCCATTTGCATATCTGCAGATAAAGGCAATATGGAGCCATTTACTTAGAAATTTTGAGTTGGAGTTAGTCTCCCCTTTCCCAGAAATTGATTGGAATGCCATGGTTGTGGGTGTGAAGGGGAAGGTGATAGTGCGGTACAAGCGTCGACAACTTTCTGTTGACTAA